GTCCCCGGCCGCGTGCCGAATCAGGCCGAGACACTGGCGGCGGCGCTCGGCCTCGCGTGGACCTACGAGACCGCGCAGCCCTGGGGTGGGGGCGACGAGGGTTTGGCGATTCTGGGCCGTGGGCGCCTCGTCCAGCGGCACTGCAGCGCCTTGCCCGGGCCCGCCGACCAGACGCGCCGCATCGTGCTCGGCGCGGCGCTCGAGTTCGCCGATGGCGCCGCCTGCTGGGTCTTCACCACGCATCTGGCCTATCGCCTCACCGATGGCGCCGTGCGCGAACGCCAGGTTCAGGCGGTCGATCGCTTCGTGCGCGACAGCAGCGAGGGTCCGGCGCTGCTCTGTGGTGACTTCAATGCGGTGCCCGAGTCGGACGAGATCCGCTACCTGACGGGGATGACCAGCATCGACGGCGCGCGCACCTACTACCAGGATGCCTTCGCCCTTTGTCACCCCGGCGAGCGGGGCTGGACCTGGAGCTCCGATAACCCCTACACGCCGCAGCTCTCGACGCTGCCGGCCGATCGCCGTCTCGACTACATCTTCGTCACGCCACGCCGCAAGGATGGCCGCGGGCGGATCCGTAGCTGCGAGCTCGCCTGCGACCAGGCCGATGCGACGGGGGTGCACTGCTCCGACCACCACGCCGTCGTGGCCGACGTCGATCTCTAGTCCCGTCCCGACGCGCCTGCTCAGAGCAGCGGCCGGCAGACGACGCGCGTGTGGCTGACGCGCAGGCTGGTGAGATTGCTGCCGCCGAGCGGCTGCCGATGCCAATAGACGAGCTCGAAGACAGATCGGCCGCCCGTGGTCGAGGAGGCGACGACCTCGACCTGGTAGGCGCCGTTGTCGCCCTCGGTGCCCGGCAGGCAAAGCGACCTCGTCCACTGGCCCTCGCGCTGCTTCGTCGCCGCCGTGAAGCAGACCTGGCCGAACATGCCGGTCGCGGCGGCCTCGCCTGCCCGGGCGAGGTCGCCCTCGAAGGCGATGAAGGCCACACCTGTAAAGCCGTCGCGGCTACTCACGGCCGGTCGGATCGCGTTCGGGATCGCCGACGCTCCAGCTCGAAGCGCCTGGGGGGCACCCTTCGGCGGAAGGCTCTGCTCATAGAGCCCGGACCCATCGACTCCGGCGCTGCTGCCGCGCGCCGGGAAGACGACGCCGGGTCCGCTCGGCGTCAGCGCGAGCGGCACAGTGGCAAAGCCGCGCACGGTGAGCTGCGGCTCCGTGAACCACGATACCGTGGGCCGCGGGCCATCGCTGCCGAGCAGCCCGTCGAGGTCGAGCTGGCTGACGAAGAGCAGGGTCGCCTGCAGAGACCCGACGGGCGGCGCGCTGGCGCCGCGGGGCAGCAGCTCGCCGAGTTGGCCGAGGAAGATCTGGCGCGGTGTCGTCGCCGCAGTGAAGAGCAGACGCTGGGCCAGATCGCTCGCCGTCACCTGAGACTCGCTCGCGGCGCGTGCGGGCGGTGGTAACGGGATCATCGCCTTACGGACACCGGACGCCGGATCGACGACGACGAGGACGGAGGAGGGCGCCGAGCTCGCGGCCTCGGGGAGGGCCTGGCCGGCGACCACCGCATAGGTGCGGTTATCGGCGGTCTGGGCGATCGCGACCGCGGGGGCTGCGCCCGTGAAGACCGGGCCACCGGTAAACTCGCCGCTCAGCTCGGTGATCCTTCCCGCCTGGGCCGAGGTCGCGTTGGCCGGGCCGGTCCACAGCGTCAGCGGCGCTTGATTGCCGTTGGTTCCGCCGGCGCTCGCGTTGAAGGCGACCGCGAGCTGGCCGGCGCGCGTGTCCAGCGCGGAGTAGTAGAGCCCCACGCTCTGGTTGGTGAGCGCGAAGACGGGCTGGTTGGCTCGGGTCCAGGCCACCGTAGGCGCTCCGTCGCCGGCGCTGACGGAGGGACGCCGCGCAATCACCAGCTCGCGACTCCGCTCCCGGGCTCCGTCGAAGATCGCTGCTGGATAGCTGACCGCCAGCGCACCATTGTCGTCGCTCACCAGCCCGATCATCCCGATCGCGCTCTCATTGAACTGCGTCACCAGCGCCGGCGCCTCCGCCGTGCAGGCCAACGCGCCCTCTTCGCCGCCGCCGTCAGCCCCGCCGTCG
The Pseudomonadota bacterium DNA segment above includes these coding regions:
- a CDS encoding endonuclease/exonuclease/phosphatase family protein, giving the protein MKPAAPTRRRVVTLNLWQEQGPWERRLALTAERLAALRPDVVCLQEVRQVPGRVPNQAETLAAALGLAWTYETAQPWGGGDEGLAILGRGRLVQRHCSALPGPADQTRRIVLGAALEFADGAACWVFTTHLAYRLTDGAVRERQVQAVDRFVRDSSEGPALLCGDFNAVPESDEIRYLTGMTSIDGARTYYQDAFALCHPGERGWTWSSDNPYTPQLSTLPADRRLDYIFVTPRRKDGRGRIRSCELACDQADATGVHCSDHHAVVADVDL